One uncultured Fibrobacter sp. genomic region harbors:
- a CDS encoding tRNA-dihydrouridine synthase, which translates to MLKSFRLRNLDVFPNTILSPMDGVTDAPFRRLCRVLSGNRMGLLVSEFVPTDGDAVFCLEGHKQLKFFPEERPFGVQIFGRFPDRMAAAAKKIAEALHPEFIEVNAGCPAPKVAGKGSGSGLLRDLPRLQEILHDVRAALDSSCVDIPLTLKCRIGWDDSSINVMETLKIAEGEGVEMLTVHGRTRLQGYNGLANWDWIGKVAAAAKIPVIGNGDVNSVATARERLETYGVSGVSIGRGAMHNPWIFGQIADAWEGCPERQMTAVEALDVFPLYYKFKLEDGSTEMGALGRLKQLSARLCKGFDDPDLHIRQLLLTAQTAEEFFERLQALKEGPARDMLFSPDRLVNLNGAKETELKFGDQFAGR; encoded by the coding sequence ATGTTGAAAAGTTTTAGGCTCAGAAATTTGGACGTTTTTCCGAATACAATCCTCAGTCCCATGGACGGGGTGACGGATGCCCCTTTCCGCAGACTCTGCCGTGTTTTGTCGGGAAACCGTATGGGGCTTTTGGTGTCGGAATTCGTTCCGACCGACGGGGATGCCGTTTTTTGCCTGGAAGGACATAAGCAGTTAAAGTTCTTCCCCGAAGAACGCCCCTTCGGCGTCCAAATCTTTGGCCGCTTTCCGGACAGGATGGCCGCTGCCGCTAAAAAAATTGCCGAGGCCCTTCACCCGGAGTTCATCGAGGTGAATGCGGGGTGCCCCGCTCCCAAGGTCGCGGGGAAGGGGAGCGGCTCGGGACTATTGCGCGACCTGCCGCGCTTGCAAGAAATCCTGCATGACGTCCGGGCGGCGCTCGATTCTTCGTGCGTAGACATTCCGCTTACCCTCAAGTGCCGCATCGGCTGGGACGATTCTAGCATCAACGTGATGGAAACGCTCAAAATTGCCGAGGGAGAGGGCGTCGAGATGCTTACGGTGCATGGCCGCACCAGGCTGCAGGGGTACAACGGCCTTGCCAACTGGGACTGGATCGGCAAAGTTGCTGCCGCGGCCAAGATTCCCGTGATCGGGAATGGCGACGTGAATAGCGTCGCGACCGCCCGAGAGCGTCTTGAAACCTACGGAGTGTCGGGCGTGTCCATTGGCCGCGGTGCCATGCATAACCCGTGGATTTTCGGACAAATTGCCGATGCCTGGGAAGGGTGCCCGGAACGTCAGATGACAGCTGTCGAGGCGCTCGACGTGTTCCCGCTTTACTACAAGTTTAAACTCGAGGACGGCTCCACTGAAATGGGGGCGCTCGGCCGCCTCAAGCAACTGTCCGCTCGCCTCTGCAAAGGCTTTGATGACCCGGACCTGCATATTCGTCAGTTGCTCCTTACGGCACAGACTGCAGAAGAGTTTTTCGAGCGCCTGCAAGCACTCAAGGAAGGGCCTGCTCGCGACATGCTGTTTTCTCCGGATCGACTTGTCAATCTGAACGGTGCCAAGGAAACCGAACTCAAGTTCGGTGACCAATTTGCCGGCCGATAG
- a CDS encoding HU family DNA-binding protein, which translates to MANITKQALIQEIAKSTGFVRNDIKTVIEQFLDLLGEKLIEGNTIEIRGFGTFSCKPRKARPARNPRTGETVLIEERMVPSFKFSNDIKDKINSLEALVEGANAKLESEGRDVMLTVKTEEDEPEESV; encoded by the coding sequence GTGGCAAATATAACTAAACAAGCACTGATTCAAGAAATCGCCAAGTCCACCGGATTTGTGCGTAACGACATCAAGACTGTCATCGAACAGTTTCTCGACCTTTTGGGCGAAAAGCTGATCGAAGGCAACACCATCGAAATCCGAGGCTTCGGCACATTCAGCTGCAAGCCGCGTAAGGCACGTCCGGCCCGCAACCCGCGCACCGGTGAAACCGTCCTTATCGAAGAACGCATGGTCCCCTCGTTCAAGTTCAGCAACGACATCAAGGACAAGATCAACAGCCTCGAAGCGCTTGTCGAAGGTGCCAATGCGAAACTGGAATCCGAAGGCCGCGACGTAATGCTTACCGTCAAGACGGAAGAAGACGAACCCGAAGAATCCGTCTAA
- a CDS encoding pseudouridine synthase, translating into MPALTLDRLLASIGFGSRKEARALVRMGMVELDGKVLDDPFLEFKERPESITVNGEEVPTIEKLYVMMDKPLDVECSHNARDHQSVFELLPDRFTAMGIQTVGRLDADSSGLLLFSNQGDFIHKVESPKKGYLKQYRVTLARPFTEEQKAELLRGVMLKDERRPVLARALEVDGDSVLISIGEGLYHQVRRMFAAVGNHVETLKREAIGPVVLDSSLGKGGWRYLTEEEIASLT; encoded by the coding sequence ATGCCTGCTTTGACTTTGGATAGGTTGCTGGCCTCTATCGGCTTTGGTTCGCGCAAGGAGGCTCGTGCCCTGGTGCGTATGGGCATGGTGGAACTGGATGGCAAGGTTCTTGACGATCCGTTTCTTGAATTCAAGGAACGCCCGGAATCGATTACGGTGAATGGCGAAGAAGTCCCGACGATAGAAAAGCTCTACGTCATGATGGACAAGCCGCTCGACGTGGAATGTAGCCACAATGCCCGCGACCACCAGTCGGTGTTTGAACTGTTGCCCGATCGCTTTACCGCGATGGGAATCCAGACGGTAGGGCGCCTCGATGCGGATTCTTCGGGGCTGTTGCTTTTCTCGAACCAGGGCGATTTTATTCACAAGGTGGAAAGCCCCAAGAAAGGCTACCTCAAGCAGTACCGTGTGACGCTTGCGCGCCCGTTTACCGAGGAACAGAAGGCGGAACTCCTTCGCGGCGTGATGCTCAAGGACGAACGCAGGCCAGTGCTTGCACGGGCCCTCGAGGTCGACGGTGACTCCGTCTTAATCTCGATCGGGGAAGGACTGTACCACCAGGTTCGCCGCATGTTTGCCGCGGTGGGGAATCACGTGGAAACCCTGAAGCGCGAAGCCATCGGCCCGGTGGTGCTGGATTCGTCGCTTGGCAAGGGCGGGTGGCGCTACCTGACCGAAGAAGAAATTGCCTCGCTGACGTAA
- a CDS encoding phospholipid-binding protein MlaC has translation MFKKVLIAIACASLVAFAAEDPVAAIKKKDAELQTLLKKSSRNAKETERVKNLLNDSFDFALLAKKSLSASDWKAQDEASLEKFVAEFQRMVRNSSAKRLELYRADSTIYENAKMKGDSEARVVAHLWNKGKESVLEYKMSLVDGKWKAWDLVIDDLSTARNYKDQFSQILKNKSFAELIDIISKKADETEN, from the coding sequence ATGTTCAAGAAAGTTTTAATCGCTATTGCCTGCGCGTCCTTGGTCGCCTTTGCTGCCGAAGATCCCGTGGCCGCTATCAAGAAAAAGGATGCGGAACTGCAGACGCTTTTGAAAAAGTCTAGCCGAAACGCCAAGGAAACGGAGCGCGTGAAAAACCTGCTCAACGATTCCTTCGATTTTGCATTGCTTGCCAAGAAGTCGCTTTCGGCAAGTGACTGGAAGGCGCAGGACGAAGCTTCCCTGGAAAAGTTCGTTGCCGAATTCCAGCGCATGGTCCGAAACTCTAGCGCTAAGCGTTTGGAACTTTACCGTGCCGATTCTACGATTTACGAAAACGCCAAGATGAAAGGGGATTCCGAAGCCCGCGTTGTCGCCCACCTGTGGAACAAGGGGAAGGAATCGGTTCTGGAATACAAGATGAGCCTTGTTGACGGTAAGTGGAAGGCTTGGGACCTGGTGATCGACGACCTTTCTACGGCTCGCAATTACAAGGACCAGTTCAGCCAGATTCTCAAGAACAAGAGCTTTGCCGAACTGATCGACATTATCAGCAAGAAGGCTGACGAAACGGAGAATTAG
- a CDS encoding TolC family protein has translation MFRVLFILICASLSLAGEIRYDLMRFVEEGLAKDPQVKELQHGTEAKKNQIARLKAEAILPTFNVTMMVGPAPGLKEELQDGDTVDVYDFSKMGPYWGVQAKFIQPLNLGQYRAGKMALEADVQQKSFDIENQVHKKDVELQTYYYNYLLAKEMIRIADDAKSKVDEAYEKLEEALDDDDPNVSQMDLLNLKAKMHTVKEGVAEANLGMRRVVLAIRFSLNLDEDDSFVASDSVLLPRKEPLPMLDEVRELTLKYHPELRQLSAGLRARRLQMDLAEAKLAPEFFIMGEVEYVKSWAGNRSVLQKNAFAEDAVNKLDGVIGIGVRYNLNFWKNWEGFRASRIDYRALQLKESYASDGLMARAEEQYYQVVAAKEKLDALTESLRASESILKGAAMQYDLDKSKTGELVSAYTQNVTMLKDYYFAVCAYNVEFAQLIAKMGMSLKDFHTIYMNQ, from the coding sequence ATGTTCCGAGTGCTTTTCATTCTAATCTGCGCATCGCTTTCGCTTGCCGGTGAAATCCGGTACGACCTGATGCGATTTGTAGAAGAAGGCCTTGCCAAAGATCCGCAGGTAAAGGAACTGCAGCACGGAACCGAGGCCAAGAAAAACCAGATTGCGAGACTCAAGGCCGAAGCCATTCTCCCGACCTTTAACGTGACGATGATGGTTGGTCCTGCGCCTGGCTTAAAGGAAGAACTTCAGGATGGTGACACGGTCGATGTCTATGACTTTTCCAAGATGGGGCCGTACTGGGGGGTGCAGGCGAAATTTATCCAGCCTTTAAACCTAGGGCAGTACCGCGCCGGTAAAATGGCTCTCGAAGCCGATGTTCAGCAGAAGTCGTTCGATATCGAAAATCAGGTCCACAAGAAAGACGTGGAACTGCAGACCTATTACTACAACTACCTGCTGGCCAAAGAAATGATCCGCATTGCAGACGATGCTAAATCCAAGGTGGACGAAGCCTACGAAAAGCTCGAAGAGGCTTTGGACGACGATGATCCGAATGTCTCGCAAATGGACCTGCTGAATCTCAAGGCCAAGATGCATACCGTCAAGGAAGGCGTTGCCGAGGCGAATCTGGGAATGCGTCGCGTGGTGCTTGCGATTCGTTTTTCGCTCAATTTGGACGAAGATGACTCCTTTGTAGCATCGGATTCCGTCCTGCTTCCGCGAAAGGAACCTTTGCCGATGCTGGATGAAGTGCGTGAACTGACCCTGAAATACCACCCGGAATTGCGTCAGCTTTCTGCAGGACTTCGCGCCCGTCGCCTACAAATGGATCTTGCCGAGGCAAAGCTTGCGCCCGAATTCTTTATCATGGGTGAAGTCGAATACGTGAAAAGCTGGGCGGGAAACCGTAGCGTGTTGCAGAAAAACGCCTTTGCCGAAGATGCCGTGAACAAACTTGATGGTGTCATTGGAATCGGGGTGCGTTACAACCTGAATTTCTGGAAAAACTGGGAGGGTTTCCGCGCAAGCCGAATCGACTATAGGGCCCTGCAGTTGAAAGAGTCGTATGCTTCGGATGGTCTGATGGCGCGTGCCGAAGAACAGTACTATCAGGTGGTTGCCGCCAAGGAAAAGCTAGATGCCCTGACGGAAAGCCTGCGTGCCTCGGAATCGATTCTGAAGGGGGCTGCCATGCAGTACGATCTGGACAAGTCCAAGACGGGCGAGCTGGTATCCGCCTATACGCAGAATGTGACGATGCTGAAAGATTACTATTTTGCAGTCTGTGCCTACAACGTGGAATTTGCTCAACTGATCGCCAAAATGGGGATGTCGCTCAAGGACTTCCATACGATTTATATGAATCAGTGA
- a CDS encoding transglycosylase SLT domain-containing protein, with the protein MKSNFHISTISFAVALVFCFGALGLFVSYWFARQAELRDLAFQETALRGDLEQLNKWGKWTVDYVKIDKALAYLSKNRLTEEQREMLTEQIWQISRSYATDPLLILSVVAQESHGNPKARGRKQSGAYSGALGLMQIKLETAKKMGAHFGLSIETEEDLLKPEINVTVGTAYLIRLISKYGNWKDALIAYNLGHSAVDRMLESGKPLPTRYYEHVVAKYRNLTRIDFLETSGQ; encoded by the coding sequence GTGAAAAGTAATTTCCACATCTCGACGATTTCGTTTGCGGTTGCCCTCGTTTTTTGTTTCGGGGCGCTTGGGCTCTTTGTGTCGTATTGGTTTGCCCGCCAGGCGGAACTTCGTGACCTCGCTTTTCAGGAAACGGCCTTGCGCGGTGATTTGGAACAACTGAACAAGTGGGGCAAGTGGACGGTGGACTACGTCAAAATCGACAAGGCGCTTGCCTACCTTTCCAAGAATCGCTTGACCGAAGAACAGCGCGAAATGCTCACGGAGCAAATATGGCAAATATCGAGATCCTATGCGACCGATCCTCTCCTGATTTTGTCGGTGGTGGCACAGGAAAGCCACGGAAACCCCAAGGCGCGTGGACGTAAACAGTCGGGGGCGTATTCGGGGGCGCTTGGGCTTATGCAAATTAAGCTTGAAACGGCAAAGAAAATGGGGGCGCATTTTGGGCTGAGTATCGAAACTGAAGAAGACCTGCTCAAGCCGGAAATTAACGTGACGGTGGGTACGGCGTACCTGATCCGCCTCATTTCGAAATACGGCAACTGGAAAGACGCCCTGATTGCATACAACTTAGGACATTCGGCGGTAGACCGTATGCTAGAATCTGGGAAACCGCTTCCGACGCGCTATTACGAACATGTTGTCGCCAAGTACAGAAACTTGACTCGTATCGACTTTTTAGAGACAAGCGGTCAATAA
- a CDS encoding alpha-amylase/4-alpha-glucanotransferase domain-containing protein yields MKPSLSFVLQLPPSTAYAKLSAVAENLLSGVVKMLDSGKVRFSLFMDGPTLEAVGKVARSQAIEKMRKAIEKGKLELLGGGYYDPMLPLFPEELQSMQLKQHERLLWKMFDVEPTGYFNSSMVWEMEMTDLLEEYRFEYALVQEASLQDALGRTTSVSGWYSVEDKGAFLRVVPVSEKLSKAISNDDFRWQEIAEPYCRSGKTAVVGLDIPPQPGDIIPFFERLIDFVETNELETRTVASVVSEQSSEGRLSFLLSAGRKIGLPATAKTCRELLIRRPEVNLLHKTLLSLFHRAKDSLKGHEQLEIYQMLMPAMSPIYYRDMQDSEGMRTPMVRWWGSRFLLQAANRLTELASFDGIRLDIADFMLEGRKFIWAENHSYSFLLDYFMGGILHILNAKDSENNLLSSWRDDGDPAVGFLDFVLPNVELAAPKLDQLLSDREGVLLNPFDYQIRRHDAGTDIQLLQVDPQEKSGEGRLLVEKTFELSAAGSEFGLTYRIFSESSETRKGFFGTLLETGLLACGTTGKDIVVDGAPLKFNFSDPLIFPDAARIEIKDCVTECRVCLDFKTRASLLVSPIFGASALAAPEALQGIRIFPFWKMSLSEGVSTDIQLTVHISKR; encoded by the coding sequence ATGAAACCGTCCCTGTCTTTTGTTTTGCAGTTGCCGCCGTCGACGGCATACGCCAAGCTTTCTGCCGTTGCCGAAAATCTGTTGTCGGGTGTCGTCAAGATGCTGGATTCGGGCAAGGTGCGCTTTTCCTTGTTTATGGATGGCCCGACGCTCGAAGCGGTGGGCAAGGTGGCGCGGTCGCAGGCAATCGAAAAAATGCGCAAGGCAATCGAAAAGGGAAAACTTGAACTTCTGGGGGGCGGCTATTACGATCCGATGCTTCCGCTTTTCCCCGAAGAGCTGCAGTCGATGCAACTCAAGCAGCATGAAAGGCTTCTGTGGAAAATGTTCGATGTCGAACCGACGGGATATTTCAATTCCTCGATGGTCTGGGAAATGGAAATGACCGACCTTTTGGAGGAATACCGTTTTGAATACGCCCTGGTGCAGGAAGCTTCGCTTCAGGATGCCTTGGGCCGTACCACGTCGGTTTCGGGATGGTATTCCGTCGAAGACAAGGGTGCCTTCTTGAGGGTCGTTCCCGTGTCGGAAAAATTGTCCAAGGCCATTTCTAACGATGATTTTAGGTGGCAAGAAATTGCGGAACCGTATTGCCGCAGCGGAAAGACAGCCGTTGTCGGATTGGATATTCCGCCGCAGCCCGGAGACATCATTCCCTTTTTTGAACGATTGATCGATTTTGTCGAAACGAACGAACTTGAAACGCGGACGGTCGCAAGCGTTGTGAGTGAGCAGAGTTCGGAAGGCCGCCTCAGTTTCCTGCTTTCGGCAGGGAGAAAAATTGGACTCCCCGCTACGGCGAAAACCTGCCGCGAACTGCTCATTCGAAGGCCCGAAGTCAATCTGCTGCACAAGACGCTTCTGTCGCTTTTCCACCGTGCGAAAGATTCCTTGAAGGGGCATGAACAGCTTGAAATTTACCAGATGCTCATGCCGGCGATGTCGCCAATCTATTACCGCGATATGCAGGACAGCGAAGGCATGCGTACTCCCATGGTGCGCTGGTGGGGTTCTCGTTTCTTGCTTCAGGCGGCCAATCGCCTGACCGAGCTTGCGTCGTTTGACGGCATCCGCCTGGATATCGCGGACTTCATGCTCGAAGGTCGCAAGTTTATCTGGGCGGAAAATCATTCGTATTCATTCCTGCTGGATTACTTTATGGGAGGAATCCTCCACATCTTGAATGCGAAGGACTCCGAAAATAATCTGTTGAGCTCGTGGCGCGACGATGGCGACCCTGCGGTCGGATTCCTGGACTTTGTGCTTCCGAACGTGGAACTTGCCGCTCCCAAGCTGGACCAGTTGCTTTCGGACCGCGAAGGCGTATTGCTCAATCCGTTTGATTACCAGATTCGTCGTCACGATGCCGGTACGGATATCCAGCTGCTTCAGGTGGATCCCCAGGAAAAATCTGGAGAAGGCCGCCTTCTTGTTGAAAAGACTTTCGAACTTTCGGCGGCGGGTTCTGAATTTGGCCTCACGTACAGGATTTTTAGCGAGTCCTCTGAAACTCGCAAGGGATTTTTCGGAACGCTCCTTGAAACGGGACTGCTCGCTTGCGGTACCACGGGAAAGGACATTGTTGTTGACGGCGCTCCGCTCAAGTTTAACTTCTCTGATCCGCTGATATTCCCCGATGCCGCGCGGATTGAAATCAAGGATTGTGTCACGGAATGTCGCGTCTGCCTTGATTTCAAGACCAGGGCTTCGCTCCTGGTCTCCCCGATATTCGGGGCATCCGCGCTCGCCGCACCCGAAGCCTTGCAGGGAATCCGCATTTTCCCGTTCTGGAAAATGTCGCTTTCCGAGGGCGTTTCAACGGACATCCAGCTGACGGTCCATATTTCCAAGAGGTGA
- a CDS encoding acyltransferase, giving the protein MDSPVLTSAAKPRFAFVDLAKGFCIMFVVWHHVASTWGLETYPLKEAVSSFRMPLYFFLSGLFFKEYAGFFDFCLRKVNKLLIPFAFFFVTLSCIFPFVLHYFHLRASPGAGVWFSFVWKQSFPNIPIWFLLSLFWANLLFYALYLVSKKVVAKKFPRYATASLVVLSIFLGMVGFLLGRYGIKLPLFLASSLATVPYFCAGHAAFRYTQILAPSRYDRWNIPVALVCFGIVAALSLKAPPESVSYVSNRYWIPVWQVYLSGILGTLGVLFLSKAIGKVPLVSYFGRYSIMILVTHGWIQWIIIRILRESHVHWPRSVSLAVVFGGTMLLYLGLIPLMKRFLPHVTAQKDVFPPKKS; this is encoded by the coding sequence ATGGATTCTCCCGTGCTGACATCTGCTGCAAAGCCGCGATTCGCCTTTGTCGATTTGGCCAAGGGCTTTTGCATTATGTTTGTGGTCTGGCACCATGTGGCAAGTACCTGGGGGCTCGAAACGTATCCGCTTAAAGAGGCCGTGTCGTCTTTTCGGATGCCGCTGTATTTTTTCCTGTCGGGTCTTTTTTTTAAGGAATACGCCGGTTTCTTTGACTTTTGCTTGCGCAAGGTCAATAAGCTCTTGATACCGTTTGCGTTTTTCTTTGTGACGCTTTCGTGCATATTCCCGTTCGTATTGCATTATTTTCATTTGCGGGCAAGTCCCGGTGCAGGGGTGTGGTTTTCGTTTGTGTGGAAACAGTCGTTCCCGAACATTCCGATATGGTTCCTGTTGAGCCTGTTCTGGGCGAACCTCCTGTTTTATGCTTTGTACCTGGTCTCGAAAAAGGTCGTGGCGAAAAAATTCCCGCGTTACGCGACCGCGTCTTTAGTGGTGCTTTCGATATTCCTAGGAATGGTTGGATTTTTGCTGGGGCGTTACGGAATAAAGTTGCCCTTGTTCCTGGCGTCGTCGCTTGCTACGGTTCCATATTTCTGTGCGGGGCATGCGGCTTTCCGCTACACCCAAATCCTGGCACCTTCCCGGTATGACCGCTGGAATATCCCGGTAGCGTTAGTTTGTTTTGGAATCGTCGCCGCACTGTCGCTCAAGGCTCCGCCCGAATCGGTGAGCTACGTGAGCAACCGTTACTGGATTCCCGTATGGCAGGTTTACTTGAGTGGAATTCTCGGCACGCTTGGAGTGCTTTTCTTGTCGAAGGCCATCGGTAAGGTGCCGCTCGTTTCCTATTTTGGCCGCTATTCCATTATGATCCTTGTGACGCATGGCTGGATCCAGTGGATTATCATCAGGATCTTGCGAGAAAGTCATGTGCATTGGCCCCGTTCCGTTTCGCTTGCCGTCGTGTTCGGGGGGACAATGCTTCTTTATCTTGGCCTTATCCCGCTCATGAAAAGGTTCTTGCCCCATGTGACCGCCCAGAAAGACGTATTCCCGCCGAAAAAATCTTAA
- a CDS encoding alpha/beta hydrolase, whose product MSDSLVHTVRTDSFEMDYAKIGSGEKPLVIIPGISIKDPLNYANSFSVPYKVFLNDYTLYFFDRKKGAEKGYSLEQMADDQVAALKVIGIEKADIFGVSQGGMIAQYIAIRYPQVVRKLVLGSSTSCAEPLQLETIGNWARLAEAHKASELVESFIDNCFSEKFAARYRRALMAMYEVVTDAEMDNFAIFAHACDFVNTYDDLGKIKCPTLVLGAGKDRVTTCEASVKLADKLKAEGVPCESYIYEDCGHAVFDELSDYKKRIFDFLER is encoded by the coding sequence ATGAGCGATTCTCTTGTACATACTGTCCGTACGGACTCTTTCGAAATGGATTACGCCAAGATTGGTTCTGGCGAAAAGCCGCTGGTGATTATCCCCGGAATTTCCATCAAGGATCCCTTGAATTATGCGAATTCCTTCAGCGTTCCCTATAAGGTTTTTCTGAATGACTATACGCTCTATTTTTTCGATCGTAAAAAAGGGGCTGAGAAAGGTTATTCGCTCGAACAGATGGCAGACGACCAGGTGGCAGCTCTCAAGGTAATCGGAATCGAAAAAGCCGATATCTTCGGCGTGTCGCAAGGGGGGATGATTGCTCAGTACATCGCGATTCGTTATCCGCAGGTTGTAAGAAAGCTTGTTCTCGGCTCGTCGACTTCGTGTGCGGAACCCCTGCAGCTGGAAACGATCGGTAACTGGGCGCGCCTCGCCGAGGCCCACAAGGCGAGCGAACTGGTCGAATCGTTTATAGACAACTGCTTTTCCGAAAAATTCGCGGCACGTTACCGTCGTGCGCTGATGGCTATGTACGAGGTCGTCACGGATGCCGAAATGGACAATTTCGCCATATTCGCGCATGCCTGCGATTTCGTGAACACCTACGACGACCTTGGAAAAATCAAGTGTCCGACGCTTGTTCTCGGGGCGGGTAAAGACCGTGTCACAACGTGCGAGGCATCCGTAAAGCTTGCGGACAAGTTAAAGGCCGAAGGGGTTCCTTGCGAATCTTACATATACGAAGATTGTGGACACGCCGTATTCGATGAATTGAGCGACTACAAGAAACGCATCTTTGATTTTCTGGAAAGATAA
- a CDS encoding mannose-1-phosphate guanylyltransferase/mannose-6-phosphate isomerase, producing the protein MVNLILCGGSGTRLWPVSRSLMPKQFAPLFDGQSLFRKTVVTNSAVCESQFIVSNADQFFLAKDQLEMEGMTNSKFLLEPVGRNTAPAIALACLTLNPETIVLVSPSDHVIRKKDEYKKVLLRAQELAEAGNLVTFGITPTSPETGYGYIEASGEDVKRFVEKPDRATAEKYLLSGNFYWNSGIFCFKAKTFLAELGKYSPEMLAAAQKALANAPVEDGDPIRITRDDMMAIPSNSIDYAVMEKSSKVKVVPSDIGWSDLGSFDSLYGEYPHDENGNNVNPRHIAVDSKNSLVMGSQRAIATIDLDKMLIVDTPDALLVAPLSSSQKVKKVVEELKQRGSDLINVPQTVSRPWGTYSVLESTERYKMKRIVVKPGKRLSLQKHLHRSEHWVVVSGTATVTVGKNVFYVRPNESTYIPVGEVHRLQNEGKLPLVIVEVQVGEYTGEDDIIRVEDDFHRN; encoded by the coding sequence ATGGTTAATCTGATTCTCTGTGGTGGAAGCGGCACTAGACTTTGGCCCGTGAGCCGCTCCTTGATGCCCAAGCAGTTCGCTCCGCTTTTTGACGGACAGTCCCTGTTTAGAAAGACGGTGGTTACCAACTCCGCAGTCTGCGAATCTCAGTTTATTGTTTCTAACGCCGACCAGTTCTTCCTCGCGAAGGATCAGCTCGAAATGGAAGGCATGACGAACAGCAAGTTCCTGCTGGAACCCGTGGGCCGTAACACCGCTCCCGCGATTGCTCTTGCTTGCCTTACCCTGAATCCCGAAACGATTGTTCTCGTGTCCCCCTCGGACCACGTGATTCGTAAGAAGGATGAATACAAGAAGGTGCTGCTCCGTGCGCAGGAACTCGCCGAAGCGGGGAACCTGGTGACGTTTGGCATTACGCCGACGAGCCCCGAGACCGGTTATGGCTACATTGAGGCCTCCGGTGAAGACGTCAAGCGCTTTGTCGAAAAGCCGGACCGTGCCACCGCCGAAAAGTACCTGCTCTCCGGTAACTTCTACTGGAATAGTGGTATCTTCTGCTTCAAGGCGAAAACGTTCCTCGCTGAACTCGGCAAGTATTCCCCGGAAATGCTTGCGGCTGCCCAGAAGGCGCTTGCAAATGCCCCGGTGGAAGACGGCGATCCTATCCGCATTACCCGCGACGATATGATGGCTATCCCGTCGAACTCAATCGACTACGCCGTGATGGAAAAATCTTCCAAGGTGAAGGTGGTCCCAAGCGACATCGGCTGGAGCGATCTGGGTAGTTTCGACAGCCTCTACGGTGAATATCCGCACGACGAAAACGGCAACAACGTGAACCCGCGACATATTGCGGTGGATTCCAAGAATTCCCTGGTGATGGGTTCGCAGCGTGCTATCGCGACAATCGACCTCGACAAGATGCTGATTGTGGATACTCCGGATGCGCTTCTCGTCGCCCCGCTTTCGAGTAGCCAGAAGGTCAAGAAAGTCGTCGAAGAACTCAAGCAACGTGGTTCTGACCTGATCAATGTCCCGCAGACGGTAAGCCGCCCGTGGGGAACCTATTCCGTGCTCGAATCCACCGAACGCTACAAGATGAAGCGTATCGTGGTGAAACCGGGCAAGCGCCTCTCTTTGCAGAAGCACCTGCACCGCTCGGAACACTGGGTGGTCGTAAGCGGTACAGCAACGGTGACTGTCGGCAAGAACGTGTTCTATGTGCGTCCGAACGAATCGACCTACATCCCGGTAGGCGAAGTTCACCGCCTGCAGAACGAAGGCAAGCTCCCGCTCGTCATCGTCGAAGTCCAGGTGGGTGAGTACACGGGTGAAGACGACATCATCCGCGTCGAGGATGACTTCCATAGAAACTAA